The following is a genomic window from Sphingomonas sinipercae.
CCGTCCTTGGTGACGTGGCCGACCAGGACGGTGGCGCTGCCCCGTTCCTTGGCAAAGCGCACCAGTTCCTGGGCGGAAGCGCGCACCTGGCTGACCGTGCCCGGAGCGCCTTCGATCAGGTCGGAATGCATGGTCTGGATCGAATCGATAATCAGCAGGTCGGGCGTCTCGTCGCTGACCGTGGTCAGGATGTCGCGCACCGACGTCGCCGCAGCCAGTCGCACCGGCACCCCGCCAAGCCCAAGCCGAAGCGCGCGCAGCCGCACCTGCTCGGCGGATTCCTCGCCGGAAACGTAAACGACGCCGCGCCCCTGCCCCGCCAGCTTGGCCGCGATCTGCAACAGCAAGGTCGACTTGCCGATGCCCGGGTCACCGCCGACCAGCATTGCCGATCCCGGAACGATGCCGCCGCCGACCGCTCGGTCGAACTCGGCGACTCCGCTGACGATCCGCTCCGGCAGCTTCGACGGCGCGTCGAGCCCGACCAGCTCGATCGTGCGCCCGCCGCCCTGCAAATTGTGCTTCGCGGCGAAAATGCTCGTCACCGCGGCGGCTTCCTGGACCAGCGTGTTCCATTCGGAGCAGTCAGGGCATTGACCCTGCCAGCGACTGGTGACGGATCCGCACGATTGGCAGACGTATCGGGACTTCGCTTTCGCCATATGTGCGGGTCTAAAGCCTGTACGGACAAGCGCAACGGCAGCGGCCTCCCGCGCGTTGGGGCATCGTTCCAGCAAATCAGGAGAGCGACCAATGCCCCGCGCCGTCACCAGCGATAAGGTTTCCTTGTTCTACAAGGATTGGGGCCCCCGTGAGGGCAAGCCGATCGTCCTCCTCCACGGCTGGCCGCTGACCGCCGACACCTTCGACGACTTGGCTGTGGCGCTGGCCGAGGACGGTTACCGGAGCATCGTGCCCGACCGTCGCGGCTTCGGGCGATCCGACCAGCCTTGGGACGGCTACGACTATGACACGTTCGCATCCGACACCGATGCGGTGCTGCAGGACGCGGGCATCGGCGGCCCGTTCGCGGTCGCCGGCTTCTCGATGGGCGGCGGCGAAGTCGCAAGGCTAGTCGCCAGGCACAAGGAGCGCATCACCCAGGCGATACTGATCAGCTCGGTCGTGCCTTACATGCTGCAAACATCCGACAACCCGAACGGCGTTCCGCAATCGACGTTCGACGAGATGACCGCCGGGATGAAGAAGGACCGCGCCGACTTCTTCACCGCATTCGCGCGCGACTTCTTCGGCGTTGGAGCCATTTCCCATCCGGTCAGCGACGCCGTGCTCCACGACTTCTTCCGCCAGGCGATGATGGCCGGGCTGAAGCCGACGCTTGCCGCCGCCAAGGCGTTCGCAACCACCGACTTTCGCGGCGACCTTTCCAGCTTCACGATGCCGACATTGGTCATCCACGGCACGAAGGACGTGACGGTGCCGATCGACGTCACCGCGCGCGAAGTGAAGAAGGCGGTGCCGCACGCGCAGCTGATCGAATATGACGGCTCCGCCCACGGCCTGTTCGCCACCGACAAGCAGCGGTTGACGGACGATATCCGCGCCTTCCTGGGATCGGCCGCGGAAACCCGCAGCGCGATCCCGATGAACCAGTCGGCCTAGAAGGCCGCCTGCGCAGGCCCGCCGAGCATCTGCTGACGCACCAGCGGGATCGGCGGGCCGCCGAAGCTCAGGAACTTGTCGTGGAACGGCTTCCACGCGGCGCGGCCGCCGCGCGTTGCGATCCAGTCGTCGCGAAGCTTGCGGATCATCAGCTTGCCCAGCGTATAGTTGAGGTAGGCTGGGTCGTAGGTGCCGCGCGCCGCCTGCTGCCGAGCGGTGCCTTCGTCCTGGTAACATTGCTCACGAAACAGCTGGAAGCTCTGCTGCTGTGTCATCGTTCCCGAATGCATCCCGATCGCCGACAGGAAGCGGCAGTCGCGCAGGAGGGCGTTGGACAACTGCCCGACCATCATCTCGTCGGTGCCGCCGCCGACCCCGGCCTGGCGCATCATCTCCTCGCTGTAATGCGCCCAGCCTTCGGCAAACGCATAGCCGACGAACACCTTGCCAAAGGTGAATTTCGAACGGTTGGAGTGCAGGAAGTTGAGGAAGTGGCCCGGCCAGACTTCGTGGACGGACGTGAACAGCAGGTCCGCCTCGCCCGGAACGAAGGCATCGCGCGCCGCCTTCGACCACGACGGGTCCGGCGGGGCGATGTAATAGACCGACGGCAAGCCTTTCTCATACGGCCCCGGAATGTTGATGTAGGCGAAGTTCTGCCGGTTGTACGGCGGCGCTTCGTCGACCTTTGCTTCTTCCGTCCCGGGGATCGAAACCAGGTCCTTGTCGATGATGAATTGCTTGAGCCCGGCAAGCTGCGCCCGGGCGCCGGCGACCGCGCCGCCCTTGGGCTTGGTCGCGCTCATCTTGTCCATGCAATGCTGGATCGTCTGGCCCGGATCGTAGCGGCCGCAAGCTTCCTTCAGCAGCGCTTGGTTGGACGCCATGTCGCGGCGCCCGATCGCTTCGAGCTCCGTAAGCGGGGTGTCCACCATCTCGGTGTCGTAGAGCATCTGCTGAAATTTCTGCGCACCGAGCGCGAAGTTGGTTCCGGCACTTGGCCGCTGCGCCTCCACCCAATCCGTCAGCGCCTTCATCGCCGCCGAAGCCGCCTGCGAGGCGGCCTTGAGCTCCGCTTGCTCGGCCGCGCTGCCGATGCCGGCGAAGGCCTTCATGCCGTCGCCCAGATAATATTCCGCGTAACCGCCAAAGGCGCTCTTGCCGTAATCAACGAAGGAAATCGGCAAGGGTTGGCGCAGGTTGGCGCGAATCTGCGAAGCAGCGCGCGGCACCTGCGAAAGATAGCGGGTATAGGCGCGCATCCGCACCTCCGGCGCCGCATAGGGTACGACCACATAGGCAGACGGGTCGAGCGTCCCGGCATAATAAGCGGGGTTGGTATGCGGCTGGTCCGCGGTTGCGATCCAGAACAGCCAGTTGCGCGCCTGCGCCATCATGTAATCGCGCTCGAACCGCTCCGTCGGCGATAGTCGGGCAGGATCGAAAGCCTTGGCGGCGTCGATCGCGGCCTGCAGCCGCGCCTGCTCTGCGGCGAGTCCCTCGGCCGACCAGTCGGGAAGCTGTCCGTCATATTCGTGCCGTCCGGACACGACCGCAAAAGCCGGATTCGCGCGGAAGGTGGCCTCGATATAATCGTTCATGAAGGCCGGCCAGCTGACGGCTGCGACGGGCGGGGAAACGACGACTGGCGCCGGTTCGGCGATCAACGCGGGCGCGACCGCGCAGGCGTTCAACGACGCTGCAGCGCAGGCGGTGAAAAGAAGGTGGGCAGCACGCATTGAGTCGCTCCTTGCCAGTCTGGTGCGACGTTGTTGCCGCTCCGGCGAGCCGCGTCTAGGCGACAATCGTGACCTACGTTCCAGAGCCCCTGAAAATCCCCGCCTTCCGCGCTTATTGGGCGGCTCGGCTCACATCGACCATCGCGCAGATGGCAATGGTCATCGTCATTGGCTGGCAGGTGTACGACATCGCCCGCCGGACCATGAGCATCGGCGATGCCGCCTTCCAGCTCGGCATGATTGGCCTGGTCCAGTTCGTCCCGTTATTCGTCCTGACTCCGTTCAGCGGCTGGGCAGCCGACCGCTTCGACCGCCGCTATATCGCCCGGGCGGTCATTGCGCTGGAAATGCTGTGCGCGCTCGCCTTGTTCATGGCGACCTGGTCGGGCCACGTCTCGCTTCCAATCCTGTTCGTGGTCGCCGGCCTGCTTGGGGTCGCCCGAGCCTTCGCCGGTCCAGCGCTTGGCGCCCTCGCCCCAAACCTGGTGCCGCGCGACCTGCTTCCGCGCGCCATCGCGCTCAGCTCCACCGCCTGGCAGGCGGGCGCGATCATCGGCCCCGCGCTTGGCGGCATCCTTTACGATGTGACCCCGCACTTGTCTTACGGGGTCAGCACCGGCCTGTTCGCATTCTCGCTAGTCTGCATGTTCACCGTCGGACCTGTTCCCCGCCCGGAAATCGCGCCCGGCAAGCCGCTGCAGCGCATGGCCGAGGGGCTGCGCTACATCCGCCACAACCGGCTCGTCCTCGGCGCGATCACGCTCGATCTGTTCGCGGTACTGCTTGGCGGAGTGACGGCGATGCTTCCGATCTATGCCCGCGACATCCTTGAAGTCGGCGCGCAAGGGCTGGGGCCGCTGCGCGCGGCTCCGGCCGTAGGCGCAACCTTGACCGCAATCTTCTTCTCGTTCCGGCCGATCAGGACCAACGTCGGGGTGAAAATGCTCGCAGCGGTCGTCGTCTTTGGTGCCGCGACCGCCATCTTCGGGGTCTCCACCTCCTTTTATCTCTCGCTGGCGATGCTCGCGCTGCTGGGCGCCGCGGATATGTTCAGCGTTTATATCCGCCAATCCCTGATCCAGCTGCATACGCCCGACGCGATGCGCGGCCGGGTTGGAGCGGCCTCGACGCTCGCCATCTCCGCCTCCAACGAAATGGGCGAAGCGCGCGCGGGCTTCAGCGCCGCCCTGGTCGGCCCGGTCGTGGCGACCGTCGTCGGCGGCGTCGCCGCGATCGTCGTCACCCTTCTGTGGAGCCGGCTGTTCCCCGAACTTCGCAGAGCACGCTCCTTCGACCTGCCGGCGCCCGCACCGGAAAAGCCACCGGTCGTCGCTGGCGGCGCCTGACGCTGTTCAAGGCGCATCATCGTTCCCATATAGCGCCGTCACCAGGGCCCCATCAGGAGATCAGATGCCATGAAGGCCGCAAGCATCCTCGAGACCATCGGCAATACGCCGCACATTCGCATCAACCACTTGTTCGGCGAGGCGGAAGTATGGGTGAAGTCGGAACGCGCGAACCCGGGCGGATCAATCAAGGACCGGATTGCGCTGGCAATGATCGAGGACGCGGAGCGCAGCGGCAAGCTGAAGCCCGGCGGCACGATTATCGAGCCGACCTCCGGCAACACCGGCATCGGGCTGGCAATGGTCGCCGCGGTCAAGGGCTACAAGCTGATCCTGGTGATGCCCGAGAGCATGAGCATCGAGCGCCGCCGGCTGATGCTCGCTTACGGCGCACAGTTCGACCTGACTCCCAAGGAAAAGGGCATGAAGGGCGCCATTGCCCGCGCGCAGGAGCTGCTGGCGCAAACCGAAAACGGGTGGATCCCCCAGCAATTCGAAAATCCTGCGAATGTCGAGGTTCACGCACGCACGACCGCGCAGGAAATTCTGAAGGATTTCGACCAGCCGTTCGACGCTTTGATTACTGGCGTCGGGACCGGCGGTCACATCACCGCCTGCGCCCGAGTCCTCAAGGAAAAGTGGCCGAATCTAAAGGTTTTCGCGGTCGAGCCGACGCTTTCACCGGTGATTAGCGGCGGCGAGCCGGGCCCTCATCCGATCCAGGGCATCGGCGCCGGATTCATTCCCGCCAACCTCGATACCGATGTCCTCGACGGTACCATCCAGGTCGACCCGAACGATGCCAAGGAGATGGCGCGCCGGGCCGCCCGCGAAGAAGGGATCCTGGTTGGCATTTCGTCCGGGGCGTCCCTTGCCGCGGTAGCGCAGAAGCTCGGCGAATTGGGCTCGGGCGCCCGTGTCCTGACCTTCAACTACGACACCGGCGAACGGTACCTGTCCGTGCCCGATTTCCTCCCAAATGAAGCTTAACCTAACGCTGCGCTAACCAGTCCTGTTTGGCGCGGCGTTAACCGCTAGCGCTTAACTGCTGTGCGGTTGAGGGGCGGTTCGCGCCTACTCCCCAGGCAAGGATTCAGATGCCAAGAGCGCGGTTTGCGAAGGCGGTCGGCCAACATACGATGGAATCCGAGCGTGCTTCGGTGCGCGAAGCCCTGTGGTTCGACATAAAGGCGCCCGAGAACCGCGACGACCAGTCTCTGGCCGAATGGCGGCTCGGAAGCTTCGACTATGCGCCGCTCCTGCTTGGGGCGACCCACCTTCTCGTCGGTGTGACCTCGGTCATCCTTCAGCCGCACCTTTCGGGGGTGATGAGCCTTTCAAACCCGCTGATCCCGCTTGGCTTGGTGCTTATCCTGGGTGTGCTGGCGGCGATGGGGCTGCATTGGCGCGACCGCCTTGAATTGCAGCCACACACGGTCACTCGGGCGGTTTGCGTCTACCTGGGCGCCGCGGGACTTTTATGGACGATCTTCGGCTATACGCTGCTGATCAACTCCGGCGTCGGTCCATCGGGCCTGGCCGTCGCGCTGTGCGCCGGCATCACCATGGCGGCGATCGTCGCCATCACCTCGCCGCCGCTCTCGGTCGTCAACGCATTCGTCGCCACCGGCACGGCCGCATTGTTCGCGCCGTCGCCATTGGCGCCCGCCGGCGTCGCCGTGCTCAGCATGATGCTGGTTGCCTACAGCGTCGCCGGCGCCCGAACCGTGATCGCCGCCGGCCGCCGCCGACTCGACCTCGATGCCGAGGCCCGCAAGGCGCTGACCTTCGTCGACGAATTCGAAAATACAGGCCGCGGCTGGTTCTGGGAAACCAACAGCGAAGGGACGCTGTCCTATGTCTCCCAGCAGCTGGCAGACGATTTCAAATGCCAGCCGGCCGAACTGCTCGGTCGTCAGTTCACGGACCTGCTGTCGGTTGACACCGTCGGGCCCGGCAATTCGATCGAAGAGCGCAAGACTTTGGGCTTTCACCTGTCGGCGCGCTTCCCCTTTTCCGATGTCGTGGTTCGCGCCGCGAGCGACGAGGATGTGCACTGGTCGCTTTCGGGCAACCCGGTGTTCGACACGCGCGGCCGCTTTCTTGGCTTTCGCGGGATCGGCACCGACCTGACCGAGCAGCGCCGGTCAGAGCAGGAGATTACCCGGCTTGCGCGGTTCGACTCGCTGACCGGCCTGCCCAATCGGGCTATGATGCGCCAGACGCTGGAGGAAGGGCTGCGCAACGCTGCCCGCCGCCAGAAAGGCTGCAGCCTCTTCCTGATCGATCTCGACCGCTTCAAGAACGTCAACGACACGCTCGGCCACCCCGTCGGCGACGCCCTGCTGCGCCAAGTGGCGGAGCGGCTGAAATCGGTGATGGGTGAGCATGGCCAGGTCGGCCGGCTGGGCGGCGACGAGTTCAAGGCGGTCCTTCCCGGCACGGTCGACATCGGCCTTCTGGAATCGCTGGCCCGCACCCTGATCGAGCAAGTGTCGCGGCCGTACTCGATCGAAAACCACAAGGTGACCATCGGTGCATCGGTCGGCATCGCCATCGGCGATCCGGGGCGCGGTTGCGCCGACTCGCTCATCCGTGACGCGGACCTTGCGCTCTACGCCGCCAAGGGCGCCGGCCGCGGCCAGCATTGCTTCTACGAACCGTCGATGCACAGCGAGGCGGCCGACCGCCAGATCCTGGAAAACGACTTGCGGCAAGTCATCGACCGCGACGAGCTGGAGCTGGTCTTCCAGCCGATCGTCCGAGCGGCGACCGAGGAAATTTCCGGCTTCGAGGCGCTGGTGCGCTGGACCCACCCGACGCGCGGGGCGATTTCCCCAGACAAGTTCATCCCGCTTGCCGAAGAGTGCGGGATGATCGGAAAGATCGGCCAATGGGTCCTCGAAAACTCGTTCCGCGAGGCGGCTTATTGGCCTGACCATGTGCGCATCGCCGTCAACCTCTCGCCCATCCAGTTCAACGACCCGACCATCACGGAGACGATCTCCCGGCTGATGGACAAGGAAGGCGTCAAGCCCGCCCAGGTGGAGCTTGAGATTACCGAGGGCGTATTCCTGGCCGATGGCGACACCACGGACGACACCTTTGCCAAGCTCAAGAAACTT
Proteins encoded in this region:
- a CDS encoding MFS transporter translates to MTYVPEPLKIPAFRAYWAARLTSTIAQMAMVIVIGWQVYDIARRTMSIGDAAFQLGMIGLVQFVPLFVLTPFSGWAADRFDRRYIARAVIALEMLCALALFMATWSGHVSLPILFVVAGLLGVARAFAGPALGALAPNLVPRDLLPRAIALSSTAWQAGAIIGPALGGILYDVTPHLSYGVSTGLFAFSLVCMFTVGPVPRPEIAPGKPLQRMAEGLRYIRHNRLVLGAITLDLFAVLLGGVTAMLPIYARDILEVGAQGLGPLRAAPAVGATLTAIFFSFRPIRTNVGVKMLAAVVVFGAATAIFGVSTSFYLSLAMLALLGAADMFSVYIRQSLIQLHTPDAMRGRVGAASTLAISASNEMGEARAGFSAALVGPVVATVVGGVAAIVVTLLWSRLFPELRRARSFDLPAPAPEKPPVVAGGA
- a CDS encoding putative bifunctional diguanylate cyclase/phosphodiesterase codes for the protein MESERASVREALWFDIKAPENRDDQSLAEWRLGSFDYAPLLLGATHLLVGVTSVILQPHLSGVMSLSNPLIPLGLVLILGVLAAMGLHWRDRLELQPHTVTRAVCVYLGAAGLLWTIFGYTLLINSGVGPSGLAVALCAGITMAAIVAITSPPLSVVNAFVATGTAALFAPSPLAPAGVAVLSMMLVAYSVAGARTVIAAGRRRLDLDAEARKALTFVDEFENTGRGWFWETNSEGTLSYVSQQLADDFKCQPAELLGRQFTDLLSVDTVGPGNSIEERKTLGFHLSARFPFSDVVVRAASDEDVHWSLSGNPVFDTRGRFLGFRGIGTDLTEQRRSEQEITRLARFDSLTGLPNRAMMRQTLEEGLRNAARRQKGCSLFLIDLDRFKNVNDTLGHPVGDALLRQVAERLKSVMGEHGQVGRLGGDEFKAVLPGTVDIGLLESLARTLIEQVSRPYSIENHKVTIGASVGIAIGDPGRGCADSLIRDADLALYAAKGAGRGQHCFYEPSMHSEAADRQILENDLRQVIDRDELELVFQPIVRAATEEISGFEALVRWTHPTRGAISPDKFIPLAEECGMIGKIGQWVLENSFREAAYWPDHVRIAVNLSPIQFNDPTITETISRLMDKEGVKPAQVELEITEGVFLADGDTTDDTFAKLKKLGVRLSLDDFGTGYSSLGYLKKAPFDKIKIDQSFVRGAASPTSRNSAIIRAIVSLAESLEMETCAEGVETHDDLALIRELGCSHVQGYIFGRPARAAEARELANRERVEAAGFKCLREPRHRLMRRATTMLNGFQEEIRLRNISVTGALVESRRPVTPGMAMTIEILGVGPVAGSVKWAGQGRFGLQFDHEFDLARLAPKKAKHNDVTMLTPWYVDRRVNERT
- the cysK gene encoding cysteine synthase A, whose product is MKAASILETIGNTPHIRINHLFGEAEVWVKSERANPGGSIKDRIALAMIEDAERSGKLKPGGTIIEPTSGNTGIGLAMVAAVKGYKLILVMPESMSIERRRLMLAYGAQFDLTPKEKGMKGAIARAQELLAQTENGWIPQQFENPANVEVHARTTAQEILKDFDQPFDALITGVGTGGHITACARVLKEKWPNLKVFAVEPTLSPVISGGEPGPHPIQGIGAGFIPANLDTDVLDGTIQVDPNDAKEMARRAAREEGILVGISSGASLAAVAQKLGELGSGARVLTFNYDTGERYLSVPDFLPNEA
- a CDS encoding alpha/beta fold hydrolase — encoded protein: MPRAVTSDKVSLFYKDWGPREGKPIVLLHGWPLTADTFDDLAVALAEDGYRSIVPDRRGFGRSDQPWDGYDYDTFASDTDAVLQDAGIGGPFAVAGFSMGGGEVARLVARHKERITQAILISSVVPYMLQTSDNPNGVPQSTFDEMTAGMKKDRADFFTAFARDFFGVGAISHPVSDAVLHDFFRQAMMAGLKPTLAAAKAFATTDFRGDLSSFTMPTLVIHGTKDVTVPIDVTAREVKKAVPHAQLIEYDGSAHGLFATDKQRLTDDIRAFLGSAAETRSAIPMNQSA
- a CDS encoding DUF885 domain-containing protein is translated as MRAAHLLFTACAAASLNACAVAPALIAEPAPVVVSPPVAAVSWPAFMNDYIEATFRANPAFAVVSGRHEYDGQLPDWSAEGLAAEQARLQAAIDAAKAFDPARLSPTERFERDYMMAQARNWLFWIATADQPHTNPAYYAGTLDPSAYVVVPYAAPEVRMRAYTRYLSQVPRAASQIRANLRQPLPISFVDYGKSAFGGYAEYYLGDGMKAFAGIGSAAEQAELKAASQAASAAMKALTDWVEAQRPSAGTNFALGAQKFQQMLYDTEMVDTPLTELEAIGRRDMASNQALLKEACGRYDPGQTIQHCMDKMSATKPKGGAVAGARAQLAGLKQFIIDKDLVSIPGTEEAKVDEAPPYNRQNFAYINIPGPYEKGLPSVYYIAPPDPSWSKAARDAFVPGEADLLFTSVHEVWPGHFLNFLHSNRSKFTFGKVFVGYAFAEGWAHYSEEMMRQAGVGGGTDEMMVGQLSNALLRDCRFLSAIGMHSGTMTQQQSFQLFREQCYQDEGTARQQAARGTYDPAYLNYTLGKLMIRKLRDDWIATRGGRAAWKPFHDKFLSFGGPPIPLVRQQMLGGPAQAAF